From Streptomyces sp. NBC_01460, a single genomic window includes:
- a CDS encoding ABC transporter substrate-binding protein, which produces MTGWRRSSSPRPCTVLTSVAAGALLMSGCGVIPGVPGGSREPVTVMTWAPDTTGADSVNMAGMPAMARTYARWINEKGGIDGHELRVLTCNEQDTAAGASKCARRAADEDVAAVVGSYSRYGRAFLAPLEAAGIPYIGGYGASADEFTSYLSYPVNGGQPALVAGNGEQLAAGCERVSLVRPDTLVGDTMPGLLDASLGRSDRAASYDISAAEGATSYDAEAAKALAHAGGGCVTAVLGKGTETFFDSFRRLEPEGSEVRISSVLGSVGQGLIDRTGGPHSPFEGALVTGWYPESGDARWNEMREVIRRYAFGDNRIDPADTGVQTTWIAYTVLKAVVEAMDAPDITAGAMSVSLNRGTEVDTGGLTPVLRWRFQDMVGTAPYARIVNGRVTFQVVRNGRLTAERKGFVDVRDALVNAP; this is translated from the coding sequence ATGACCGGATGGCGACGCTCCTCCTCCCCCCGCCCCTGCACAGTCCTCACATCTGTGGCGGCCGGGGCGCTGCTGATGTCCGGCTGCGGGGTGATCCCTGGAGTCCCGGGGGGCTCCAGGGAGCCCGTCACCGTGATGACGTGGGCTCCCGACACCACCGGCGCCGACTCCGTGAACATGGCGGGCATGCCGGCCATGGCGAGGACCTACGCCCGCTGGATCAACGAGAAGGGCGGCATCGACGGCCACGAGCTGCGGGTGCTCACCTGCAACGAGCAGGACACCGCGGCCGGGGCCTCGAAGTGTGCGCGCCGGGCGGCCGACGAGGACGTGGCCGCGGTCGTCGGTTCGTACAGCCGGTACGGCCGGGCCTTCCTCGCTCCGCTGGAGGCGGCCGGGATCCCGTACATAGGAGGGTACGGCGCGTCCGCCGACGAGTTCACCAGCTATCTCTCCTACCCGGTCAACGGCGGGCAGCCGGCGCTCGTCGCGGGCAACGGCGAGCAGCTGGCCGCCGGTTGCGAGCGGGTGTCGCTGGTGCGGCCCGACACCCTGGTCGGCGACACCATGCCCGGGCTCCTGGACGCGAGCCTGGGCCGGAGCGACCGCGCCGCGTCCTACGACATCAGCGCGGCCGAAGGGGCCACGTCGTACGACGCCGAGGCGGCCAAGGCCCTCGCCCACGCGGGCGGCGGCTGTGTGACGGCGGTGCTGGGCAAGGGGACGGAGACGTTCTTCGACTCCTTCCGGCGCCTGGAGCCGGAGGGCAGCGAGGTGCGGATCTCGTCCGTGCTCGGCAGTGTCGGCCAGGGCCTCATCGACCGTACGGGCGGGCCGCACAGCCCCTTCGAGGGGGCCCTCGTCACCGGTTGGTACCCGGAGTCCGGCGATGCCCGCTGGAACGAGATGCGCGAGGTGATCCGCAGGTACGCCTTCGGGGACAACCGGATCGATCCCGCGGACACGGGCGTGCAGACCACCTGGATCGCCTACACCGTGCTCAAGGCGGTCGTCGAGGCGATGGACGCGCCGGACATCACGGCGGGCGCGATGTCCGTCAGCCTCAACCGCGGTACCGAGGTGGACACCGGGGGCCTCACCCCGGTCCTGCGCTGGCGCTTCCAGGACATGGTCGGCACGGCCCCCTACGCGCGCATCGTCAACGGACGGGTGACGTTCCAGGTGGTCCGGAACGGGCGCCTCACCGCCGAGCGGAAGGGCTTCGTGGACGTCAGGGACGCCCTGGTGAACGCACCCTAG
- a CDS encoding SCO4402 family protein, producing the protein MGGMPLNDMPWWRWRSNVRSALHMLSDPVFHHECWLAGREGYGDVTDAVYRLVEDTWLDNWSAEKYVGTIFRDTAEAALVDVAALRVLRIMHQIGADAPVSAYLEHPGWQEAVVAAREAHVMLATNDGEDPDTPPRSLDVLRIMTRSA; encoded by the coding sequence ATGGGCGGCATGCCGCTCAACGACATGCCGTGGTGGCGCTGGCGCAGCAACGTGCGCTCGGCGCTGCACATGCTCTCCGACCCCGTCTTCCACCACGAGTGCTGGCTGGCCGGCCGGGAGGGGTACGGCGACGTCACCGACGCCGTGTACCGCCTGGTCGAGGACACCTGGCTGGACAACTGGTCCGCCGAGAAATACGTGGGAACGATCTTCCGCGACACGGCCGAGGCCGCCCTCGTGGACGTCGCCGCCCTGCGGGTGCTGCGCATCATGCACCAGATAGGCGCCGACGCCCCCGTCTCGGCCTACCTGGAGCACCCGGGCTGGCAGGAGGCGGTCGTGGCCGCCCGCGAGGCCCATGTGATGCTCGCCACCAACGACGGCGAGGACCCCGACACCCCGCCGCGGTCCCTGGACGTGCTCCGCATCATGACCAGATCGGCGTGA
- a CDS encoding transcriptional regulator, whose product MAARPLVARQPNERLQTLIQEAACSNAGLARRVNMVGAERGLDLRYDKTSVARWLRGQQPRGRAPGIIAEAIGRKLGRTVTIDEIGMANGKSLASGVGLQFAPTVLGAIEQVCELWRSDVGRRDLLSGSAVAASALVEPSRDWLITGADPQVARTAGSRVGMPDVAAVRAMTAALVDLDHRFGSGHVRPVLVHYLNSVVSGLLSGSYRDSVGRELFGAVARLTELAGYMAVDTGQPGLAQRYYIQALRLAQAAGDRAYGGYVLAASMSHLAAQLGNPREIAQLARAAQEGARGRVTPRAEAMFHAAEARGHALMGDARTCQAAAGRALAALDQADPETGDDPAWIAHFDAGYLADELAHCHRDLGQAEPAARRAKEALASLPESRTRRRGIGLVLLATAQVQQREVEQACHTGLRAMELLGTVRSSRGAEYLDDLQQRFEPYANEPSVREFGARLELQAA is encoded by the coding sequence ATGGCAGCCAGGCCTCTCGTCGCCCGCCAGCCGAACGAACGGCTCCAGACGCTCATCCAGGAGGCGGCGTGCTCCAACGCCGGCCTCGCACGCAGGGTCAACATGGTCGGGGCGGAGCGGGGGCTGGACCTCCGCTACGACAAGACGTCCGTGGCCCGCTGGCTCCGCGGGCAGCAACCACGCGGCAGGGCGCCGGGAATCATCGCCGAGGCGATCGGCCGCAAGCTCGGCCGCACGGTCACGATCGACGAGATCGGCATGGCCAACGGCAAGAGCCTGGCCTCCGGCGTCGGCCTGCAGTTCGCGCCCACCGTGCTCGGCGCCATCGAGCAGGTCTGCGAGTTGTGGCGCAGCGACGTGGGCCGTCGCGACCTGCTGTCCGGGTCGGCGGTGGCCGCCTCCGCCCTGGTCGAGCCCAGCCGTGACTGGCTGATCACGGGTGCGGACCCGCAGGTGGCGCGGACGGCCGGGAGCAGGGTCGGCATGCCGGACGTGGCGGCGGTCAGGGCGATGACGGCCGCGCTCGTCGACCTGGACCACCGTTTCGGCAGCGGGCACGTCCGGCCCGTCCTGGTGCACTACCTCAACAGCGTGGTGTCCGGCCTCCTTTCGGGGTCCTACCGCGACTCGGTCGGCCGCGAGCTGTTCGGCGCGGTGGCCAGACTCACCGAGCTCGCCGGGTACATGGCCGTCGACACGGGCCAGCCGGGGCTGGCGCAGCGGTACTACATCCAGGCGCTGCGCCTGGCCCAGGCGGCGGGGGACCGGGCGTACGGGGGCTATGTGCTGGCCGCGTCGATGAGCCACCTCGCGGCGCAGCTCGGCAACCCCCGCGAGATCGCCCAGCTGGCGCGGGCCGCGCAGGAGGGCGCGCGGGGCCGGGTGACCCCCCGGGCGGAGGCGATGTTCCACGCGGCGGAGGCCCGGGGCCACGCGCTGATGGGCGACGCCCGGACCTGCCAGGCGGCCGCGGGCCGGGCGCTCGCGGCACTGGACCAGGCCGACCCGGAGACGGGCGACGACCCCGCCTGGATCGCCCACTTCGACGCGGGCTACCTGGCCGACGAGCTGGCGCACTGCCACCGGGACCTGGGGCAGGCCGAGCCGGCGGCCCGGCGGGCGAAGGAGGCACTGGCGTCCCTCCCGGAGTCCCGGACGCGGCGCAGGGGCATCGGCCTCGTGCTGCTGGCCACCGCACAGGTGCAGCAGCGCGAGGTGGAGCAGGCGTGCCACACCGGGCTGCGGGCGATGGAGCTGCTGGGGACGGTGCGCTCCAGCCGGGGTGCCGAATATCTCGACGACCTCCAGCAGCGGTTCGAGCCGTACGCGAACGAGCCGTCCGTCCGGGAGTTCGGCGCGCGGCTGGAGCTCCAGGCCGCCTGA
- a CDS encoding ABC transporter ATP-binding protein, giving the protein MPDQADSAGGTDVAGAVPAPPPAVRVEGLWKRFGEQVAVGGIDLELPAGRFIGLVGPNGAGKTTTLSMVTGLLRPDMGRIEVGGHDVWRDPVEVKSRIGVLPEGLRLFERLSGRELLGYTGRLRGLPGAEVDKRATQLLDVLDLAGSQHKLVVDYSTGMRKKIGLASALLHNPEVLFLDEPFEGVDPVSAQTIRGVLERYTRSGATVVFSSHVMELVESLCDWVAVMAAGRIRAQGTLAEVRGEAASLQDAFLELVGAGVRDTGESLDWLGGAR; this is encoded by the coding sequence ATGCCGGACCAGGCGGACAGCGCGGGCGGGACCGACGTGGCGGGGGCCGTTCCGGCGCCACCCCCGGCCGTGCGGGTGGAGGGACTGTGGAAGCGGTTCGGCGAGCAGGTCGCGGTCGGAGGGATCGACCTGGAGCTGCCCGCCGGCAGGTTCATCGGCCTGGTGGGCCCCAACGGCGCGGGGAAGACCACCACGCTCTCCATGGTGACCGGGCTGCTGAGGCCCGACATGGGCCGCATCGAGGTCGGCGGCCACGACGTGTGGCGGGACCCGGTCGAGGTGAAGTCCCGGATCGGGGTGCTCCCGGAGGGGCTGCGGCTCTTCGAGCGCCTCTCCGGCCGTGAACTCCTCGGCTACACGGGACGGTTGCGCGGCCTGCCGGGCGCCGAGGTGGACAAGCGGGCCACCCAGCTGCTCGACGTCCTGGATCTCGCGGGGTCCCAGCACAAGCTGGTCGTGGACTACTCGACCGGGATGCGCAAGAAGATCGGACTGGCGTCCGCGCTGCTGCACAACCCCGAGGTGCTCTTCCTCGACGAGCCGTTCGAGGGCGTCGACCCGGTGTCCGCGCAGACCATCCGCGGGGTGCTGGAGCGCTACACCCGCTCTGGCGCGACCGTGGTCTTCTCCAGTCATGTGATGGAGCTCGTCGAGTCCCTCTGCGACTGGGTGGCCGTGATGGCGGCGGGACGGATCAGGGCCCAGGGCACGCTGGCCGAGGTGCGCGGCGAGGCGGCCTCCCTCCAGGACGCCTTCCTCGAACTGGTCGGCGCGGGCGTCCGGGACACCGGGGAGTCCCTGGACTGGCTGGGCGGTGCCCGGTGA
- the purU gene encoding formyltetrahydrofolate deformylase, which yields MTAQQPAESVPAASDAPAEQYVLTLSCPDKQGIVHAVSSYLFMTGCNIEDSQQFGDHDTGLFFMRVHFSADSPVSVEKLRASFAAIGDSFRMEWQIHRASDRMRIVLMVSKFGHCLNDLLFRSRTGALPVEIVAVVSNHTDFAELVASYGVPFRHIPVNRENKAEAEAQLLELVRGENVELVVLARYMQVLSDDLCKQLSGRIINIHHSFLPSFKGAKPYHQAHARGVKLIGATAHYVTADLDEGPIIEQEVERVGHGVTPDQLVAVGRDVECQALARAVKWHAERRILLNGRRTVVFD from the coding sequence ATGACCGCGCAGCAGCCCGCCGAATCCGTACCCGCTGCCTCGGACGCCCCCGCCGAGCAGTACGTCCTCACGCTCTCCTGCCCCGACAAGCAGGGCATCGTGCACGCCGTGTCGAGCTACCTCTTCATGACCGGCTGCAACATCGAGGACAGCCAGCAGTTCGGCGACCACGACACCGGTCTCTTCTTCATGCGCGTCCACTTCTCGGCGGACTCCCCGGTCAGCGTGGAGAAGCTGCGGGCCAGCTTCGCCGCGATCGGGGACTCGTTCCGGATGGAGTGGCAGATCCACCGGGCGAGCGACCGGATGCGGATCGTCCTCATGGTGAGCAAGTTCGGGCACTGCCTCAACGACCTGCTGTTCCGCTCCCGCACGGGCGCGCTGCCCGTCGAGATCGTCGCGGTCGTCTCCAACCACACGGACTTCGCCGAGCTCGTCGCCTCGTACGGCGTCCCCTTCCGGCACATCCCCGTGAACAGGGAGAACAAGGCCGAGGCCGAGGCGCAGCTGCTGGAGCTGGTCCGCGGGGAGAACGTCGAACTCGTGGTCCTGGCGCGCTACATGCAGGTCCTCTCGGACGACCTCTGCAAGCAGCTGAGCGGCCGGATCATCAACATCCACCACTCCTTCCTGCCGAGCTTCAAGGGCGCGAAGCCCTACCACCAGGCCCATGCGCGCGGTGTGAAGCTGATCGGTGCCACGGCGCACTACGTGACAGCGGACCTCGACGAGGGGCCGATCATCGAGCAGGAGGTCGAGCGCGTCGGACACGGCGTCACGCCGGACCAGCTCGTGGCCGTCGGGCGCGACGTGGAGTGCCAGGCACTGGCCCGCGCCGTCAAGTGGCACGCGGAGCGCCGCATCCTGCTCAACGGCCGTCGTACGGTCGTCTTCGACTGA
- a CDS encoding RNA polymerase sigma factor, translating into MAKDAPPRWDRRMQQRLARGEAAALGELYDRFAALVHSQAHRMLDDEDAADQVTREVFGYVWENPDAYDPKHGSMRSWVARLTHRRSVRRLRDTHGEDEGPDGDGRAEEMEHRVRKATAAARADYIVASMPAPLRAALELAYVQRRDYRQAAADLGVTGDEARRRLRLGLQLLSTANTRLTADSAPPGYGPTP; encoded by the coding sequence ATGGCGAAGGACGCACCACCGCGCTGGGACCGCCGGATGCAGCAGCGGCTGGCGCGTGGCGAGGCGGCGGCCCTCGGTGAGCTCTACGACCGGTTCGCCGCCCTCGTGCACAGCCAGGCCCACCGCATGCTCGACGACGAGGACGCGGCGGACCAGGTGACGCGCGAGGTCTTCGGCTACGTCTGGGAGAACCCCGACGCCTACGACCCCAAGCACGGCTCGATGCGCTCCTGGGTGGCGCGGCTCACCCACCGCCGGTCGGTGCGGCGGCTGCGGGACACGCACGGCGAGGACGAGGGCCCCGACGGCGACGGGCGGGCCGAGGAGATGGAGCACCGGGTACGGAAGGCCACCGCCGCCGCCCGCGCCGACTACATCGTCGCCTCCATGCCCGCGCCGCTGCGCGCCGCGCTCGAGCTCGCGTACGTCCAGCGCCGGGACTACCGGCAGGCGGCCGCCGACCTCGGCGTCACCGGCGACGAGGCCAGGCGCCGGCTCCGCCTCGGGCTCCAGCTGCTCTCCACCGCGAACACCCGCCTCACGGCGGACTCGGCGCCTCCCGGCTACGGGCCGACACCGTGA
- a CDS encoding transporter, whose product MTVLDAPAGTAVPAVRGQGLVPVFVRLKLTLLRNGLRQSSGRRAAYVASLVVTVLLAAGQVVGLVALRGHAQAGTLVVLMTAVVALGWAVMPLFFPSGDETLDPSRLVMLPLRPRPLIGALLVASLIGIGPLFTLALALGSVIAVAHGAAAVVFGLAAVPLTLLVCVALARSVATANIRLLTSRKGRDLAVLSGLVIAVGIQFVNFAAQSLGRAGGLSSLEPVADVVRWLPPASALGAVASASEGAYGTALAQLLLAVLALAGLMWLWQRSLTKLMTSPDGSTVAAAEPSAKRSGADRSGLFALLPEGRTATVMQRSLRYVVRDPKTKASWVTALAIGLIVPVLNAAQGTGSAYFACFAAGMLGMQMYNQFGQDTSAFWMVALSVSSTRDAYLELRARALSLLLITLPYTVLVTAVTAAVLGDWAALPGVVGLSFALLGAMLATGALASALFPYSIPQDGAFKNVVPGQAGLAWISILGGMVAAAVLSGPVIGLTVWLHVADRQDLLWLLLPVGAVYGAFIGWLGVRLAAPRVADRLPEILAAVSKG is encoded by the coding sequence GTGACGGTACTGGACGCCCCCGCGGGAACCGCCGTCCCGGCCGTGCGCGGTCAGGGCCTCGTCCCCGTCTTCGTACGGCTCAAGCTGACGCTGCTGCGCAACGGTCTGCGCCAGTCGTCCGGGCGGCGGGCCGCCTACGTCGCGTCGCTCGTCGTCACCGTGCTGCTCGCGGCGGGCCAGGTCGTCGGTCTGGTCGCGCTCCGCGGCCACGCGCAGGCGGGCACGCTGGTGGTGCTGATGACCGCGGTGGTGGCGCTGGGCTGGGCGGTCATGCCGCTGTTCTTCCCGAGCGGCGACGAGACCCTCGACCCGAGCCGGCTGGTGATGCTGCCCCTGCGGCCCCGCCCGCTGATCGGGGCGCTGCTGGTGGCCTCGCTGATCGGCATCGGGCCGCTCTTCACGCTCGCCCTGGCCCTGGGCTCGGTGATCGCGGTGGCGCACGGCGCCGCCGCGGTGGTGTTCGGGCTGGCGGCCGTGCCGCTGACCCTGCTGGTCTGTGTGGCGCTGGCGCGGTCCGTCGCCACCGCCAACATCCGTCTGCTGACCTCGCGCAAGGGCCGCGACCTCGCGGTGCTCAGCGGTCTGGTGATCGCGGTGGGGATCCAGTTCGTCAACTTCGCCGCCCAGAGCCTGGGCCGGGCGGGCGGGCTGTCCTCGCTCGAACCCGTCGCGGACGTGGTGCGCTGGCTGCCGCCGGCCTCGGCGCTCGGGGCGGTGGCGTCCGCCTCCGAGGGTGCGTACGGGACGGCGCTCGCGCAGCTGCTCCTCGCGGTCCTCGCGCTGGCCGGCCTGATGTGGCTGTGGCAGCGGAGCCTGACGAAGCTGATGACCTCTCCGGACGGCTCCACGGTCGCCGCCGCCGAACCGTCCGCCAAGCGGTCCGGCGCGGACCGCTCCGGGCTCTTCGCCCTGCTTCCCGAGGGGCGTACGGCCACGGTGATGCAGCGGAGCCTGCGGTATGTGGTGCGGGATCCGAAGACCAAGGCGTCCTGGGTGACGGCGCTGGCGATCGGCCTGATCGTGCCGGTGCTCAACGCGGCGCAGGGGACCGGGTCCGCCTACTTCGCGTGCTTCGCCGCCGGGATGCTCGGCATGCAGATGTACAACCAGTTCGGCCAGGACACCTCCGCCTTCTGGATGGTGGCGCTGTCGGTCTCCTCGACCCGGGACGCCTACCTCGAACTGCGGGCGCGGGCGCTCTCCCTGCTGCTGATCACCCTGCCGTACACGGTCCTGGTGACGGCGGTGACCGCGGCCGTGCTCGGCGACTGGGCGGCGCTGCCGGGGGTCGTGGGCCTGTCGTTCGCCCTGCTCGGCGCGATGCTGGCGACGGGCGCGCTGGCGTCGGCGCTGTTCCCGTACTCGATCCCGCAGGACGGGGCGTTCAAGAACGTCGTCCCGGGGCAGGCCGGGCTCGCCTGGATCTCCATCCTCGGCGGCATGGTGGCGGCCGCGGTGCTCAGCGGGCCGGTGATCGGACTGACGGTCTGGCTGCACGTGGCGGACCGTCAGGACCTGTTGTGGCTGCTGCTGCCGGTGGGAGCGGTGTACGGGGCGTTCATCGGGTGGCTGGGTGTACGGCTGGCGGCACCGCGCGTG
- a CDS encoding bifunctional DNA primase/polymerase translates to MEEPIGVTEAPQVPQQRGEQLLEAAAWYAQERHWDVFPGTWLEAVGGTERCSCGEAACGAPGAHPTRPDWAGQATGSAAAARRMWSRQPGSSVLLPAGRTFDALDVPESAGFLALARMERMGLTPGPVTRTPDRRMLFFAQPGAAAKAPDLVRQLGWDARAIRLVGRGEGDYVAGPPTRLAGRGAVQWARRPSRANLWLPDADELISPLAYACAREAADARSRLS, encoded by the coding sequence GTGGAAGAGCCCATCGGAGTGACGGAAGCCCCCCAGGTCCCCCAACAGCGCGGCGAACAGCTGCTCGAGGCCGCTGCCTGGTACGCCCAGGAGCGGCACTGGGACGTGTTCCCGGGCACCTGGCTCGAGGCCGTCGGGGGGACGGAGCGCTGCTCGTGCGGTGAGGCCGCCTGCGGCGCCCCCGGGGCCCATCCCACCCGGCCGGACTGGGCCGGCCAGGCGACCGGCAGCGCCGCCGCGGCTCGCCGGATGTGGTCCCGGCAGCCCGGCTCCTCGGTCCTCCTGCCGGCCGGCCGGACCTTCGACGCCCTGGACGTACCGGAGTCGGCGGGGTTCCTGGCCCTGGCCAGGATGGAGCGGATGGGTCTCACGCCGGGGCCGGTGACCCGGACGCCCGACCGGCGCATGCTGTTCTTCGCCCAGCCGGGCGCCGCGGCCAAGGCGCCCGACCTCGTACGGCAACTGGGCTGGGACGCCAGGGCGATCCGGCTGGTGGGGCGCGGCGAGGGCGACTACGTGGCCGGGCCTCCGACCCGGCTGGCCGGACGCGGCGCGGTGCAGTGGGCCCGCCGGCCCTCCCGCGCCAACCTGTGGCTGCCCGACGCGGACGAGCTGATCAGCCCGCTCGCGTACGCCTGTGCACGGGAAGCGGCCGACGCCCGGAGCCGTCTTTCGTAG
- a CDS encoding STAS domain-containing protein, producing MTLKVYETEQDAWTVLRIHGELDLVSSPVVRQSVHGAVAAGQHDVVLDLSGVLFCDSSGVGVLIASRRLMKSCGGRLRLILPARGAVDGSHVNKVLGALGVRRLFDVYPDADAATDDESRPLTA from the coding sequence GTGACGCTGAAGGTGTACGAGACCGAGCAGGACGCGTGGACCGTGCTGCGGATCCACGGCGAGCTCGACCTCGTGAGCTCACCCGTCGTGCGTCAGTCCGTCCACGGGGCGGTGGCCGCGGGGCAGCACGACGTCGTCCTCGACCTCTCGGGTGTCCTCTTCTGCGACTCCAGCGGCGTCGGCGTCCTGATCGCCTCCCGCCGCCTGATGAAGTCCTGCGGCGGACGGCTGCGGCTGATCCTCCCGGCCCGCGGCGCCGTCGACGGCTCGCACGTCAACAAGGTGCTGGGCGCGCTGGGTGTCCGCCGCCTCTTCGACGTCTACCCCGACGCCGACGCGGCGACCGACGACGAGTCCCGGCCGCTCACCGCGTGA
- a CDS encoding EF-hand domain-containing protein has translation MDSAEYERKIAHRFAAFDQDGNDYIDRADFNAAAARLLTEFGTTARCDRGQSLYTGAEAFWQGMAGIADVDGDQRVTREEFVGGAVKRLRDNPERFAEIARPFLRAAIAVAAGTDSEGGAPVAAPVAAVERALRVLGAADDIAGVAARSLDTDQDGRIAEAEAVAAFAAYFTVIEPDA, from the coding sequence ATGGACAGCGCAGAGTACGAGCGCAAGATCGCGCACCGCTTCGCCGCCTTCGACCAGGACGGCAACGACTACATCGACCGCGCCGACTTCAACGCCGCCGCGGCCCGTCTGCTCACCGAGTTCGGAACGACGGCCCGCTGCGACCGGGGCCAGTCGCTCTACACGGGGGCCGAGGCCTTCTGGCAGGGCATGGCCGGCATCGCCGACGTGGACGGGGACCAGCGGGTCACCCGGGAGGAGTTCGTCGGCGGAGCCGTGAAACGGCTGCGTGACAACCCCGAACGCTTCGCGGAGATCGCACGCCCCTTCCTGCGCGCGGCGATCGCCGTGGCCGCCGGCACGGACTCCGAGGGCGGCGCACCCGTGGCCGCCCCGGTCGCCGCGGTGGAGCGCGCCCTGCGCGTCCTGGGAGCGGCGGACGACATCGCGGGCGTCGCGGCCCGGAGCCTGGACACCGACCAGGACGGCCGGATCGCGGAGGCGGAGGCGGTCGCCGCCTTCGCCGCGTACTTCACCGTGATCGAACCCGACGCGTAG
- a CDS encoding maleylpyruvate isomerase N-terminal domain-containing protein — MSGSHGGDGRDGERPVERRIPGPRAAADDQERLPPAVPSGGSQPPEPPDPPLPPEPPDPPAPALPHRVLKSLLGAWALAACSAQETAAVEDHLTACAPCADEALRLRDAVGLLHTDGTLDLDPMLRSRVLEGCLGRRPARIPVPSWAAPYDAETARLDALLRDIGDAEWHAPVRLKWFEDDRQVNRRTTVAGVIGHLVAVDGLASRALGLDDPLGKGDRPVAPTERTESYWSAALRPPTRAVREPWRDQSHSLVRTVSFAGRGVAELSVPYGGFALPLQDSLLERAFECWIHGGDIADAVDYPYEPPAAAHLHGMIDLAARLLPATLAGRRRAGLASPARHLVTAGSPGRSLHLEVEGRGGGDWYIALDSPAALGSPAHTVAQVALDGVEFCRLVAGHVLPVEAAAGQEGDREAIRDVLFAAASLSRL, encoded by the coding sequence GTGAGCGGGAGCCACGGCGGCGACGGCCGCGACGGGGAGCGGCCGGTCGAGCGGCGCATACCGGGGCCCCGGGCCGCCGCGGACGACCAGGAGCGGCTTCCCCCGGCCGTCCCCTCCGGGGGCTCGCAGCCGCCGGAGCCCCCGGATCCTCCCCTTCCGCCGGAGCCACCGGATCCACCCGCCCCGGCGCTCCCCCACCGGGTGCTCAAGTCCCTCCTCGGCGCATGGGCCCTGGCCGCGTGCTCCGCGCAGGAGACCGCGGCCGTCGAGGACCACCTCACCGCGTGCGCACCCTGCGCCGACGAGGCGCTGCGCCTGCGCGACGCCGTGGGGCTGCTGCACACCGACGGCACCCTGGACCTGGACCCGATGCTCCGGTCCCGGGTCCTGGAGGGCTGTCTGGGCCGCCGCCCGGCGCGCATCCCCGTCCCCTCCTGGGCCGCGCCCTACGACGCGGAGACCGCACGGCTCGACGCGCTGCTGCGGGACATCGGTGACGCGGAGTGGCACGCGCCGGTCCGGCTGAAGTGGTTCGAGGACGACCGGCAGGTGAACCGCAGGACGACGGTCGCCGGGGTGATCGGCCACCTCGTGGCCGTCGACGGCCTGGCGTCCAGGGCGCTCGGCCTGGACGACCCGCTCGGGAAGGGCGACAGGCCTGTGGCGCCGACCGAGCGCACCGAGTCGTACTGGTCGGCCGCTCTCCGCCCGCCCACCCGGGCCGTACGGGAGCCCTGGCGCGACCAGAGCCACTCCCTCGTCCGCACGGTGTCGTTCGCCGGCCGCGGCGTCGCGGAGCTCTCCGTCCCGTACGGGGGCTTCGCCCTCCCGCTGCAGGACTCGCTCCTGGAGCGGGCCTTCGAGTGCTGGATCCACGGCGGTGACATCGCGGACGCCGTGGACTACCCCTACGAGCCGCCGGCCGCCGCCCATCTGCACGGGATGATCGACCTGGCGGCCCGGCTGCTGCCCGCCACCCTGGCCGGGCGCCGCCGCGCGGGGCTGGCGTCACCGGCCCGCCACCTGGTCACCGCGGGATCCCCGGGCCGCTCCCTCCACCTGGAGGTCGAGGGCCGTGGCGGTGGCGACTGGTACATCGCCCTGGACTCGCCGGCCGCCCTCGGCTCCCCCGCCCACACGGTCGCGCAGGTCGCGCTCGACGGGGTGGAGTTCTGCCGGCTCGTCGCCGGCCACGTGCTGCCGGTCGAGGCCGCGGCGGGCCAGGAGGGCGACCGCGAGGCGATCCGCGACGTCCTCTTCGCCGCCGCCTCCCTCAGCCGTCTCTGA